CGAAAGTGAGCGAGAGCGCCTCAAAGACATTAGTCGCAACGGGAAAGCCCCTGCGAAGAAAATCCTCCACGCCAGAATCTTGCTTTTGGCTGACCAAACTCATCAAGAGGGCGGTTGGACAGACCAACGCATTGGGGAAGCAATGGGTCTCCATCCCTACAGCGTGGCTCGCATTCGCAAACGGTTTGTCACGCAAGGAGAAGCGCCAGCGCTCAATCGCAAAGTTCGCACCACCCCGCCTGTGGCCCCCAAAGTAGACGGTGAAGTTGAAGCTCAACTGGTTGCCATCTGTTGTTCTACGCCCCCTGAGGGACGTGCTCGTTGGACGTTAAATTTATTAGTCGATGCCTTGAAAGCCCGCAGCATTGTCACCGAAATTAGTCGCGAAACCGTGCGTCAGACGCTTAAAAAAATGAATTACGACCTTGGAAAAAGCAACGATACTGCATCCCAGAGAAAGACACGGCCCGCTTTGTAGCTCAAATGGAAGTCGTGCTGGACCTGTACACAGCGGAGCACTCGCCTGAAGAGCCCCTCATCTGCATGGATGAAGCGGCGATTGAGTTGCATAAGGATGTCTATCCATCTCAACCCATGCAGCCAGGTTCAGATGCCAAAGAGGATTACCACTACGAGCGCGAAGGGGTACGCGCGTTGTTCATGTTCTTTGACCCGATTCGCGGCTGGCGACGGGTGAGTAGCCGAGAGCATCGTACCCGCATCGATTGGGCCGAAGAAGTCAAACAATTGTTAGACGAAGATTATCCTCATGCTCGCAAGGTCAAACTCTTGTGTGACAACCTCAACACCCATCATATTGCCTCACTCTATGAAGCCTTGGATGCGGATGAAGCCCATCGTTTAGCCCGGCGATTAGAGCTGTTCTACACCCCACGCAATGGGAGCTGGCTGAATGTCACCGAAATTGAGTTGAGTGTCTTACAGCAGCAATGTCTTGACCGTCGGATTGGCGATCCCATTACGCTTGAGCAAGCGTTAGCAGCTTGGCAACAGCAGCGTAATTCACAACAAGCAGGCGTTGTTTGGCGCTTTACCACTCAAGATGCCAGAATCAAGCTGCGCCGCCTTTATCCTAACCCAGCAAATTAGCCTTGCCACGCTACTACGGTGTTGCTCTCTGTGGTAGCAGCGGTGCTGGCTTCTGGATTGGCGCTGTTTCTGGTCAGTGGACAGGAGCTTGGCTGGGTGAAGTTGGGCTTGGGCAGCCTATTCATGGGAGTCGGGATTGCCTCGATGCATTACATCGGCATGGTAGCGATGCGGATACCCGCGATCGCCCACTATGATCTGAGCATTGTCGCCCTCTCGGTCGGGATCGCCATCGTCGTCTCTGGGGTGGCGCTGTGGTTAGCCTTTCAGCTTCGCCAAGAAACCTCCCTGCTCGGCAGTGCGAAAAAAATCGGCAGCGCCATCATTATGGGCTTTGCCATTGTCGGCATGCACTATACCGGCATGGCCGCCGTCAGCTATCAGCCCCTGCCCTCGAATGGTGCTCCAACGGGTGAGCCGGTCGTATCCGATGCCATGGGCACCCCTTTGCTAGCTATTGGAACGGTCAGTACCACCTTGATTATTCTGGCCCTGGCGCTAGCCGCATCCCTCTTTGATCGATGGATCTACACCAAGTCTGCCCAGGCAAAAGCGCTGCGTCAGAGTGAAGAACGGTTTCGGGTCCTGGTGCAAAATTCTTCAAATGTGCTGACTATCATGGCAGCCGATGGCAGGATTAGTCACACCAGTGCCTCCATCAAGCCCATCCTGGGATATCCGCCTGAGGACTTCGCTGGGAAGCGAGTCAGCGAGTTTGTCCATCCCGATGATCTGCCCCAGTTAGAAACCCTCCTGAGGGACGTTCTTCGGCATCCAGCCACCAATGTCGTTAGCGAATTGCGGTTAAGACACGCCGAGCGTTCCTGGCGGGATTTTGAAGTCATTGCCAACAACTTAATCAGCCAACCCAGCATCGCCGGAATTGTCACGACCTACCGTGATATCACCGAGCGTACGCAGGCAGAAGCAGCGCTTCAGCTGACAGAGCAGAAATATCGCAGCATCGTTGAAAATGCGACGGAAGGAATCTTCCAAACCACCCTCGACGGGAATTACCTGATGGTAAATCCTAGATTAGCCCACATCTATGGCTACAGCTCTCCGGAGGAACTCACTGCCGCTGTCAACGATATTCAATTTCACCTCTACGTCGATCCAAACCGCCGCAGTGAGTTTCAGCGTCTGGTTCAGGCGCAGGGGGTTGTCCAAAACTTCGAATCTCAGGTCTATCGGCAAGATGGCGGTGTAATCTGGATTTCTGAGAATGCTCGGATGATCCGAGATCACCAAGATGACGCTCTAGGATATGAAGGAACCGTCGTCGACATCACTGAGCGCAAGCAGGCAGAAGCAGCACTAAAACAAGCCAAGGAATCTGCCGTTCGCGAAGCGGCGCGCAGCGCAGCCGCCACCAGGGCCAAAAGTGAATTTCTGGCCACCATGAGCCATGAGATCCGCACCCCGATGAACGGGGTGATTGGCATGGCTGGACTGTTGTTGGATACCGAGCTGACCCCACAGCAACGGGACTTCGCCGAAATCATCCGTAGCAGTGGGGATGCTCTGCTGACCATCATCAACGATATCCTGGACTTCTCCAAAATTGAGTCCCATAAGCTGGAACTGGAACGGCAGCCCTTTGAACTCCGAGCCTGTTTGGAGGAGACGCTCGATCTGTTGGCGCTGCAGGCGGTCGAAAAAGAGATCGAGTTAACCTGCTTGATCAAGCCGAATGTTCCGGCTACGGTCATCGGGGACGTTACCCGGGTACGGCAGATCCTGGTAAATTTGCTCTCTAATGCGATTAAGTTTACCCCCGCAGGAGAAGTGTCGGTGGTTGTCATGGCTCAGCCGATCTCCACAGGTAAGCCCGGGGCCTACGACATTCAATTTGCCGTCAAAGACACCGGGATTGGCATTCCGCCCGAGGGGATGGGCCGCCTATTCCAGGCGTTCTCCCAGGTAGATGCCTCGACCACTCGTAAATACGGCGGCACCGGCTTGGGACTGGCGATTAGCAAGCACCTCAGTGAGATGATGG
This portion of the Halomicronema hongdechloris C2206 genome encodes:
- a CDS encoding IS630 family transposase (programmed frameshift), encoding MPHPDKYVVNLSESERERLKDISRNGKAPAKKILHARILLLADQTHQEGGWTDQRIGEAMGLHPYSVARIRKRFVTQGEAPALNRKVRTTPPVAPKVDGEVEAQLVAICCSTPPEGRARWTLNLLVDALKARSIVTEISRETVRQTLKKNELRPWKKQRYCIPEKDTARFVAQMEVVLDLYTAEHSPEEPLICMDEAAIELHKDVYPSQPMQPGSDAKEDYHYEREGVRALFMFFDPIRGWRRVSSREHRTRIDWAEEVKQLLDEDYPHARKVKLLCDNLNTHHIASLYEALDADEAHRLARRLELFYTPRNGSWLNVTEIELSVLQQQCLDRRIGDPITLEQALAAWQQQRNSQQAGVVWRFTTQDARIKLRRLYPNPAN
- a CDS encoding response regulator; the encoded protein is MLLSVVAAVLASGLALFLVSGQELGWVKLGLGSLFMGVGIASMHYIGMVAMRIPAIAHYDLSIVALSVGIAIVVSGVALWLAFQLRQETSLLGSAKKIGSAIIMGFAIVGMHYTGMAAVSYQPLPSNGAPTGEPVVSDAMGTPLLAIGTVSTTLIILALALAASLFDRWIYTKSAQAKALRQSEERFRVLVQNSSNVLTIMAADGRISHTSASIKPILGYPPEDFAGKRVSEFVHPDDLPQLETLLRDVLRHPATNVVSELRLRHAERSWRDFEVIANNLISQPSIAGIVTTYRDITERTQAEAALQLTEQKYRSIVENATEGIFQTTLDGNYLMVNPRLAHIYGYSSPEELTAAVNDIQFHLYVDPNRRSEFQRLVQAQGVVQNFESQVYRQDGGVIWISENARMIRDHQDDALGYEGTVVDITERKQAEAALKQAKESAVREAARSAAATRAKSEFLATMSHEIRTPMNGVIGMAGLLLDTELTPQQRDFAEIIRSSGDALLTIINDILDFSKIESHKLELERQPFELRACLEETLDLLALQAVEKEIELTCLIKPNVPATVIGDVTRVRQILVNLLSNAIKFTPAGEVSVVVMAQPISTGKPGAYDIQFAVKDTGIGIPPEGMGRLFQAFSQVDASTTRKYGGTGLGLAISKHLSEMMGGTMWVESEPGQGSTFFFTLQVEATPGELKDNLQKNRRQLAGRRLLIVDDNATNRKILSLQAQSWGMVPHAVASGSEALEWLRRGEDLDLAILDMQMPAMDGVELAAQIRKMSDYQTLPLVMLSSMGRSEVTLLQSTTPDFAAFLNKPIKQSQLYNVLAETLGEPVAWLRPSLTAAAPIETPLAQRLPLRILLAEDHVVNQKLALLFLGKLGYRADVAANGLEVLEALHRQPYDVVLMDVQMPEMDGLEASRRICREWPSGQRPRLIAMTANAMQGDRQACLSAGMDDYLSKPIKLASLVQALQQCQPCCQSPCPEPSPKSAELPAIDEQILQELQASLGDDGAVLVGELVDCYLEESPKLLQAMAAAVHQQDSAALRQAAHTLKSSSADQGAMILAELCRELEELGRSGVLAGTAVTVTQVEVEYERVKAALQGRCPQSSP